The following are from one region of the bacterium genome:
- the ispF gene encoding 2-C-methyl-D-erythritol 2,4-cyclodiphosphate synthase: MNFRIGYGFDIHPLVSGRDLFLGGIKIPFHKGLDGDSDADVVIHAIIDSILGGLGAGDIGRIFGVGKPELMGISSLKLLERVVHQLEQSEYTIGNIDVTIIAEEPKLSEYIAAMQMQLRQVLHLSDPTAINIKATTAKKIGPLGAGEGIAAIAVVLLEKRCQKLEVRHYEKTNEN, encoded by the coding sequence ATGAATTTTCGAATCGGTTATGGGTTTGATATACACCCGCTGGTTTCAGGGCGAGATTTATTTCTTGGTGGAATAAAAATCCCGTTCCATAAAGGACTCGATGGTGATTCTGACGCTGATGTCGTGATTCATGCTATAATAGATTCTATTCTGGGCGGATTAGGTGCCGGCGATATCGGCCGGATATTCGGTGTCGGAAAGCCAGAATTGATGGGGATATCGAGTCTGAAATTGTTAGAACGGGTTGTCCATCAACTCGAGCAATCGGAATATACAATTGGCAATATTGATGTAACGATTATCGCGGAAGAACCGAAATTAAGCGAATATATCGCAGCAATGCAAATGCAGTTACGGCAAGTACTACATCTATCTGACCCAACTGCAATCAATATTAAGGCAACCACCGCAAAAAAAATCGGACCGCTTGGTGCGGGTGAAGGAATTGCTGCTATTGCCGTAGTGCTATTAGAAAAAAGATGTCAGAAGTTAGAAGTCAGACATTACGAAAAAACAAATGAAAACTGA
- the galT gene encoding galactose-1-phosphate uridylyltransferase: MPELRKDPVIGRWVIIASERGKRPSDFGAEPDKKQAEFCPFCYGNEDKTPPEVLAYREPGTQKNGPGWWVRVVPNKFPALKIEGDLNREGEGMYDKMNGIGAHEVVIESPDHFASFATLDEKYIQEVIWAFRDRYIDLAKDTRFKYIIIFKNHGSAAGASLEHTHSQIIATPIVPKRAREELNGAREYYEYKERCVFCDIVRQELSSGIRMVLENQDFIAFCPFASRFPFEVWILPKKHWANIEHLKKGEVTELAAILKGVLGKLRNALNDPPYNFMIHCAPLSEPELPFYHWHIEIMPKLTKVAGFEWGTGFYINPTPPEEAAKYLRETEIEG; encoded by the coding sequence ATGCCAGAACTAAGAAAAGACCCGGTTATAGGTCGGTGGGTTATTATCGCATCTGAACGCGGGAAACGGCCATCAGATTTTGGCGCTGAACCGGATAAAAAGCAAGCTGAATTCTGTCCGTTTTGCTATGGAAATGAAGATAAAACGCCGCCTGAAGTATTAGCGTATCGCGAGCCAGGAACACAAAAAAACGGTCCCGGATGGTGGGTGCGGGTTGTTCCGAATAAATTTCCGGCGTTGAAAATTGAAGGAGATTTAAATCGTGAAGGTGAAGGAATGTACGATAAAATGAACGGTATTGGGGCACATGAAGTGGTAATTGAATCGCCGGACCATTTTGCAAGTTTCGCTACATTAGACGAAAAATATATCCAAGAAGTCATCTGGGCATTTCGGGATCGATACATTGATTTAGCGAAAGATACGCGATTTAAGTATATTATTATTTTTAAAAATCATGGGAGCGCTGCCGGCGCATCGCTTGAACACACCCATAGCCAGATTATTGCTACCCCGATTGTGCCGAAACGTGCCCGCGAAGAACTCAATGGTGCACGAGAGTATTATGAGTATAAAGAACGGTGCGTGTTCTGTGATATTGTTCGGCAGGAACTGTCTTCAGGGATACGAATGGTTCTTGAGAACCAAGATTTTATTGCGTTTTGTCCGTTTGCAAGTCGGTTTCCGTTTGAGGTCTGGATCCTACCGAAAAAACATTGGGCGAATATTGAGCATTTAAAAAAGGGGGAGGTAACCGAACTGGCAGCAATCTTGAAAGGGGTATTAGGTAAACTGCGTAATGCGCTAAATGACCCGCCATATAATTTTATGATTCATTGCGCTCCATTAAGTGAACCGGAACTGCCTTTTTATCATTGGCATATTGAAATTATGCCTAAATTAACGAAAGTTGCCGGATTCGAATGGGGAACCGGATTTTATATCAATCCAACGCCACCAGAAGAAGCAGCTAAATATCTTCGGGAAACTGAAATCGAAGGATGA
- a CDS encoding 3-isopropylmalate dehydrogenase, with translation MYKIAVIPGDGVGPEIINEGLKVLNAVSKIERFSYEIIHYPFGGDHYLKTGELLPDSAIEEFKQADAIYLGAIGHPGVPTGILERGILLTLRFKLDQYINLRPIKLYAEQFCPLKDKTPADIDFVVVRENTEGAYVGMGGVFKKGTPDEIAIQEDVNTRKGVERCVRYAFELTRKRNKMKKLTLCDKSNVLTYGHDLWQRVFKEVGAEYPDIKQDHAHVDAITMWFVKNPEWFDVIVTPNMFGDIITDLGAMIQGGMGIAASGNLNPQGVSMFEPIHGSAPKYTGKNMINPLAAIAAGGMMLEHLGELNAAKRIEQAIIKIMTEGYIKTLSASSDPGTSQIGDMVAQFATQ, from the coding sequence ATGTATAAAATAGCTGTTATCCCAGGTGATGGGGTGGGCCCGGAAATTATTAATGAAGGGTTGAAGGTATTAAATGCGGTATCAAAAATTGAACGGTTCAGTTATGAAATAATCCATTATCCGTTTGGCGGAGACCATTATTTAAAAACTGGCGAGTTATTACCGGATTCCGCTATTGAAGAATTTAAACAAGCAGATGCAATTTATCTCGGAGCCATCGGCCATCCGGGAGTACCGACCGGAATTTTAGAACGCGGGATATTATTAACGTTACGATTTAAACTCGACCAGTATATCAATCTACGACCAATTAAGTTATATGCGGAACAGTTCTGCCCGTTAAAAGATAAAACTCCTGCGGATATAGATTTTGTCGTGGTTCGTGAAAACACTGAGGGAGCGTATGTTGGCATGGGCGGTGTGTTTAAAAAGGGGACACCGGATGAAATCGCTATTCAGGAAGATGTGAATACCCGAAAAGGAGTAGAACGCTGTGTTCGATACGCATTCGAATTGACCAGAAAACGTAACAAGATGAAGAAATTAACGTTATGCGACAAATCGAATGTATTGACCTATGGTCACGATTTATGGCAGCGGGTATTTAAAGAGGTTGGTGCGGAATATCCGGATATAAAACAGGATCATGCCCATGTCGATGCGATCACCATGTGGTTTGTTAAGAATCCGGAATGGTTTGATGTTATTGTTACCCCGAATATGTTTGGTGATATTATTACCGATTTAGGTGCGATGATTCAAGGAGGTATGGGCATTGCGGCATCAGGAAATTTGAATCCGCAAGGGGTATCAATGTTTGAACCAATTCACGGTTCTGCTCCGAAATATACTGGCAAGAATATGATTAATCCATTAGCTGCTATTGCCGCTGGTGGAATGATGTTGGAGCATCTTGGAGAATTGAATGCAGCGAAACGTATTGAACAGGCGATTATTAAAATTATGACAGAAGGATATATTAAGACGTTATCGGCAAGTAGCGACCCGGGAACATCTCAAATTGGAGATATGGTTGCACAATTTGCAACTCAATAA